A single Paraburkholderia sp. D15 DNA region contains:
- a CDS encoding aldehyde dehydrogenase family protein, whose translation MSVAEYFSSMEYGPAPEDDQPARAWLARHEAGFGHFIGGAWHAPAAGERFVSHAPASGDLLAEIAQGDAADIDAAVAAARAAQPGWFALGGTGRARHLYALARMVQRHSRLFAVLEALDNGKPIRETRDIDVPLVARHFLHHAGWAQLQDAEFADYAPLGVIGQIVPWNFPLLMLAWKIAPALATGNCVVLKPAEYTPLTALLFAELAHQAGLPAGVLNVVTGDGRTGAALVEHPRVDKIAFTGSTEVGRLIRTATAGTGKSLTLELGGKSPFIVFDDADLDGAVEGVVDAIWFNQGQVCCAGSRLLVQEGVEARFIAKLKRRMETLRVGTSLDKSIDIGAIVDPVQRERIESLVETGRREGCAIWQSAGTAMPANGCFYPPTLVTGVAPSSTLAQEEIFGPVLVTMSFRTPDEAVALANNSRYGLAASVWSETIGRALDVAPKLACGVVWINATNLFDAAVGFGGYRESGYGREGGREGIYEYLKPRDWLNLGKRQPALRVAGGSGIEVETATHGALIDRTAKLFIGGKQARPDSGYSLPVHAPDGTLVGEVGEGNRKDIRNAVEAARAAHKWSQASAHNRAQVLFYLAENLAIRADEFARQLVARNGATENAARAEVDAAVTRLFTYAAWADKFDGAVHAPPLRGVALAMHEPLGVIGVACPDEAPLLGFVSLIAPALAMGNRVVVLPSATCPLTVTDFYQVAETSDVPGGVLNIVTGERAALLPALARHDDVDALWCFGSEADSTLVERESVGNLKRTFVDHGRQFDWLGRSSEGRPFLRQAVQVKNIWIPYGD comes from the coding sequence ATGAGCGTAGCCGAGTATTTTTCATCGATGGAGTACGGTCCCGCACCCGAGGACGATCAACCTGCGCGTGCGTGGCTCGCGCGTCATGAAGCCGGCTTCGGGCACTTCATCGGCGGCGCGTGGCATGCACCCGCGGCGGGCGAACGGTTCGTCTCGCACGCGCCCGCGAGTGGCGACCTGCTCGCCGAAATCGCCCAGGGCGATGCCGCCGACATCGACGCCGCGGTGGCCGCCGCGCGCGCCGCGCAACCCGGCTGGTTCGCGTTGGGCGGCACGGGACGCGCGCGGCATCTGTATGCATTGGCGCGCATGGTGCAACGTCACAGCCGGCTGTTCGCGGTGCTCGAAGCGCTCGACAACGGCAAGCCGATTCGCGAGACGCGCGATATCGACGTGCCGCTGGTCGCGCGTCACTTCCTGCATCACGCGGGTTGGGCGCAACTGCAGGACGCCGAATTCGCCGACTATGCGCCGCTTGGCGTGATCGGCCAGATCGTGCCGTGGAATTTCCCGCTGCTGATGCTCGCGTGGAAGATCGCGCCGGCGCTTGCCACCGGCAACTGCGTCGTGCTGAAGCCGGCCGAGTACACGCCGCTGACCGCGTTGCTGTTCGCCGAACTTGCGCATCAGGCGGGTCTGCCGGCCGGCGTGCTGAACGTCGTCACCGGCGATGGACGCACCGGCGCAGCGCTGGTCGAGCATCCGCGGGTCGACAAGATCGCCTTCACCGGGTCGACAGAAGTGGGCCGGCTGATTCGCACGGCGACCGCGGGCACCGGCAAGTCGCTGACGCTCGAACTGGGCGGCAAGTCGCCGTTCATCGTGTTCGACGACGCCGATCTCGACGGCGCGGTGGAAGGCGTGGTCGACGCGATCTGGTTCAACCAGGGCCAGGTGTGTTGCGCGGGCTCGCGATTGCTCGTGCAGGAAGGCGTCGAAGCGCGTTTCATCGCGAAGCTGAAGCGACGCATGGAGACGTTGCGGGTCGGCACCTCGCTGGACAAGAGCATCGACATCGGCGCGATCGTCGATCCGGTGCAGCGCGAGCGCATCGAGTCGCTGGTGGAAACCGGGCGGCGCGAAGGCTGCGCGATCTGGCAATCGGCCGGTACGGCCATGCCCGCTAACGGCTGTTTCTATCCGCCGACGCTCGTCACCGGCGTCGCGCCGTCGTCCACGCTCGCGCAGGAAGAAATCTTCGGCCCGGTGCTGGTGACAATGAGCTTTCGCACGCCCGACGAAGCCGTTGCGCTCGCCAACAATTCGCGCTACGGGCTGGCCGCGAGCGTGTGGAGCGAAACCATCGGCCGCGCACTGGATGTCGCGCCGAAACTCGCATGCGGCGTGGTGTGGATCAACGCGACGAACCTGTTCGACGCGGCGGTCGGCTTCGGCGGTTATCGCGAGTCGGGTTATGGCCGCGAAGGCGGACGTGAGGGCATCTACGAATATCTGAAACCGCGCGACTGGCTCAACCTTGGCAAGCGTCAGCCGGCTTTGCGCGTGGCGGGCGGAAGCGGGATCGAAGTGGAAACGGCCACGCACGGCGCGCTGATCGATCGCACGGCGAAGCTTTTTATCGGCGGCAAACAGGCACGTCCCGACAGCGGCTATTCGCTGCCGGTTCACGCGCCGGACGGCACGCTGGTCGGCGAAGTCGGCGAGGGTAATCGCAAGGACATCCGCAACGCGGTCGAAGCGGCACGCGCCGCGCACAAGTGGTCGCAGGCGAGCGCGCACAACCGCGCGCAGGTGCTGTTCTATCTCGCGGAAAACCTCGCGATTCGCGCGGACGAATTCGCGCGTCAGCTCGTCGCGCGCAACGGCGCGACGGAAAACGCGGCGCGCGCGGAAGTCGATGCGGCCGTCACGCGGCTCTTCACGTACGCGGCGTGGGCCGACAAGTTCGACGGCGCGGTGCATGCGCCGCCGTTGCGCGGCGTGGCGCTGGCCATGCACGAACCGCTCGGCGTGATCGGCGTGGCCTGTCCGGACGAAGCGCCGCTGCTCGGTTTCGTGTCGCTGATCGCGCCCGCGCTGGCGATGGGCAATCGGGTGGTGGTGCTGCCGAGCGCGACCTGCCCGTTGACCGTCACCGACTTCTATCAGGTGGCCGAGACGTCCGATGTACCCGGCGGCGTGCTGAACATCGTCACCGGCGAACGCGCCGCGTTGCTGCCGGCGCTCGCGCGGCACGACGATGTCGACGCGCTCTGGTGCTTCGGCAGCGAAGCGGATTCGACGCTGGTGGAGCGCGAATCGGTCGGCAATCTGAAGCGGACCTTCGTCGATCACGGCCGTCAATTCGACTGGCTGGGCCGCTCGAGCGAAGGCCGTCCGTTCCTGCGCCAGGCCGTGCAGGTGAAGAACATCTGGATACCGTACGGCGACTGA
- the rbsK gene encoding ribokinase — translation MSDPNHTHHAGASSGRRGRVVILGIYVTDLTFRAERMPLIGETIAGSAFAMGPGGKGSNQAVAAARAGAEVVFCTRIGNDAFGEIARATWAKEGITARASVVDGVSTGAAHIFVDDTSGMNAIIVASGAAGTMSAADVDAIEADIAAAQVFVTQLEQPLPAARRGLEVARRHGVTTVFNPAPAMPLDDSLFPLCDYITPNETEATALTGVPIANADDARRAADVLLAKGVGTAIVTLGEAGALLHSASQSILVPAYRCGRVVETAGAGDGFTGGFAAALARGDDPIAALRFGCALAGISVTRAGTAPSMPTLDEVNRVLSEPVDVSQAS, via the coding sequence ATGAGCGATCCGAACCATACTCACCATGCCGGCGCTTCGAGCGGCCGGCGCGGCCGCGTCGTCATTCTCGGCATCTACGTCACCGATCTGACGTTTCGCGCCGAACGCATGCCGCTGATCGGCGAAACGATCGCGGGTTCGGCGTTCGCGATGGGGCCCGGCGGCAAGGGCTCGAATCAGGCCGTGGCCGCCGCGCGCGCCGGCGCCGAGGTGGTGTTCTGCACCCGCATCGGCAACGACGCGTTCGGCGAGATCGCCCGCGCGACGTGGGCGAAGGAGGGCATTACGGCACGCGCGTCGGTGGTCGACGGGGTATCGACCGGCGCGGCCCACATCTTCGTCGACGACACCAGCGGCATGAACGCGATCATCGTCGCGTCGGGCGCGGCCGGCACGATGAGCGCCGCCGATGTCGATGCGATCGAGGCCGACATTGCCGCCGCGCAGGTCTTCGTCACGCAACTGGAGCAACCGCTGCCCGCCGCGCGTCGCGGACTCGAAGTGGCGCGGCGGCACGGCGTCACGACCGTGTTCAATCCGGCGCCCGCGATGCCCCTCGACGACAGCCTCTTTCCGCTGTGCGACTACATCACCCCGAACGAAACCGAAGCGACCGCGCTGACCGGCGTGCCGATCGCCAATGCCGACGACGCGCGCCGCGCCGCCGATGTGCTGCTCGCCAAGGGCGTCGGCACGGCGATCGTGACGCTCGGCGAAGCGGGCGCGCTGCTGCATTCGGCGAGCCAATCCATTCTCGTGCCGGCCTATCGCTGCGGCCGCGTGGTGGAAACCGCCGGCGCGGGCGACGGCTTCACCGGCGGTTTCGCGGCGGCGCTGGCGCGCGGCGACGACCCGATCGCCGCGCTGCGTTTCGGCTGCGCGCTGGCGGGCATTTCGGTCACGCGTGCGGGCACGGCGCCTTCCATGCCGACGCTCGACGAAGTGAATCGTGTGTTGAGCGAGCCGGTGGATGTATCGCAGGCATCCTGA
- a CDS encoding ABC transporter permease: MNSRIDSRMKQTMTTPTVVEVAPEVKPPSLRAKLARNPEWFTVALIAVTCLIVGAINPRFFQLATLFDLLHSATTMSLFALGTLVVLASGGIDVSFTAIGALTMYGITKAVFAWWPDAPFALILITGALGGVILGVINGLLVHRLKAPSLIVTIGTQYLYRGLLLTFIGTSFFMNIPHSMDRFGRIPLVFYHTADGLRAVLPVSVLALVLAALVTWWLLNRTMMGRGVYAMGGSLAIAERLGYNLRAIHLFVFGYTGMLAGIAGILHVSNNRLANPFDLVGSELDVIAAVILGGARITGGTGTVAGTLLGVVLVTLINNVLILVGVPSTWQKVIIGAFILIAGTLFALQRKR; this comes from the coding sequence ATGAACTCGCGCATCGATTCGCGCATGAAGCAGACCATGACTACACCGACCGTCGTCGAAGTCGCGCCCGAGGTCAAGCCGCCGAGCTTGCGGGCGAAGCTTGCGCGCAATCCCGAATGGTTCACTGTCGCATTGATCGCGGTGACGTGCCTGATCGTCGGCGCGATCAATCCGCGCTTCTTTCAACTGGCGACGCTGTTCGATCTGCTGCATTCCGCCACCACGATGTCGCTGTTCGCGCTGGGCACGCTGGTCGTGCTGGCCTCCGGCGGCATCGACGTATCGTTCACCGCGATCGGCGCGCTGACCATGTACGGCATCACGAAGGCGGTGTTCGCGTGGTGGCCGGATGCGCCGTTCGCGCTGATCCTGATCACCGGCGCGCTCGGCGGCGTGATTCTCGGCGTGATCAACGGCTTGCTGGTGCATCGGCTGAAAGCGCCTTCGCTGATCGTCACGATCGGCACGCAGTATCTGTATCGTGGACTGTTGCTGACTTTTATCGGCACGTCGTTCTTCATGAACATTCCGCACAGCATGGATCGCTTCGGCCGCATTCCGCTCGTTTTCTATCACACGGCGGATGGCCTGCGCGCGGTGCTGCCGGTCTCGGTACTGGCGCTGGTGCTGGCCGCGCTGGTCACATGGTGGCTGCTGAATCGCACGATGATGGGCCGCGGCGTCTACGCGATGGGCGGCAGTCTCGCGATCGCCGAGCGGCTCGGCTACAACCTGCGCGCGATCCATCTGTTCGTGTTCGGCTATACTGGCATGCTGGCCGGCATCGCGGGCATTCTGCACGTGTCGAATAACCGGCTCGCGAATCCGTTCGATCTGGTGGGTTCGGAACTCGACGTGATCGCGGCGGTGATTCTGGGCGGCGCGCGCATTACGGGCGGCACGGGGACGGTGGCGGGCACGCTGCTTGGCGTGGTGCTCGTGACCTTGATCAACAACGTGCTGATTCTGGTGGGCGTGCCGAGCACCTGGCAGAAAGTGATTATCGGCGCGTTCATTCTGATTGCCGGGACGCTGTTCGCGCTGCAGCGCAAGCGCTGA
- a CDS encoding substrate-binding domain-containing protein — protein MKLTRLGAALAAASIAVGVIAAAQAATNVTIVTVVKVTGINWFNRMDDGVKQFAKDNPGVTAYQTGPGRADAAQQLKIIEDLIAKKVTAIAVVPYDPPTLEPALKKAMDRGIKVVTHEADNEKNTMVDIEAFDNTAYGAGLNERLAGCMHDEGKWAVLVGSLGSRSQVQWADGGIGNAKAKYPKMDLVEPKLETNNDGERAYEVAKEVLRKHPDLKGFQGSSSLDVIGIGRAVEEAGMQGKICVYGTGLPTEAGKFLESGAINGIAFWDPKLAGIAMNKIAQMLIAGKTVENGADLGLPGYTKVTVEKGPGKGIIVRGQGWVNVDKSNYKQYPF, from the coding sequence ATGAAACTGACTCGACTGGGCGCCGCGCTCGCGGCGGCATCGATTGCGGTGGGCGTGATCGCCGCGGCGCAGGCAGCGACCAACGTGACGATCGTCACGGTCGTCAAGGTGACGGGCATCAACTGGTTCAACCGCATGGACGACGGCGTCAAGCAATTCGCCAAAGACAATCCCGGCGTGACCGCGTATCAGACCGGACCGGGCCGCGCGGATGCGGCGCAGCAGCTCAAGATCATCGAAGACCTGATCGCGAAGAAGGTCACGGCGATCGCCGTGGTGCCCTACGATCCGCCGACGCTCGAACCCGCGTTGAAGAAAGCGATGGATCGCGGCATCAAGGTCGTGACGCACGAAGCGGACAACGAGAAGAACACGATGGTCGACATCGAGGCGTTCGACAACACCGCCTACGGCGCGGGCCTGAACGAACGGCTCGCCGGCTGCATGCATGACGAAGGCAAGTGGGCGGTGCTGGTCGGCTCGCTCGGCAGCCGTTCGCAGGTGCAATGGGCGGACGGCGGCATCGGCAATGCGAAGGCCAAGTATCCGAAGATGGATCTGGTCGAGCCGAAACTCGAAACCAATAACGACGGCGAGCGCGCGTACGAAGTCGCGAAGGAAGTGCTGCGCAAGCATCCGGACCTGAAGGGCTTCCAGGGCTCGTCGTCGCTGGACGTGATCGGTATTGGCCGCGCGGTCGAAGAGGCCGGCATGCAGGGCAAGATCTGCGTGTACGGCACGGGCCTGCCGACCGAGGCAGGCAAATTCCTCGAAAGCGGCGCGATCAACGGTATCGCGTTCTGGGACCCGAAGCTGGCCGGTATCGCGATGAACAAGATCGCGCAGATGCTGATCGCCGGCAAGACGGTCGAGAACGGCGCCGATCTCGGCTTGCCGGGCTACACGAAGGTGACGGTCGAGAAGGGACCGGGCAAGGGAATCATCGTGCGCGGCCAGGGCTGGGTGAACGTCGACAAGTCTAACTACAAGCAGTATCCGTTCTAA
- a CDS encoding sugar ABC transporter ATP-binding protein produces MSEPVAAAAASSPQVPLIRVAGVTKRFGGVQALRGVDLDVRPGEVHALLGENGAGKSTLIKILSGVHAYDEGVIEIDGQKVAFDSPARSREAGVAVVYQDLSLVESLSVGANLMLGREPRTRLGFVKNRQLMAEVGEFLRSHGIPLDPKTPVGALPFAYRQMTEICKALMGHVRVLILDEPTSALTGGEEQILFDAIRAVTDRGVGVIYVTHRLNEVFRISQRVTVFRDGANAGMFNTAQTDMKQLVAAIVGPKHAAMQAREKSAAGSLADGGLSPTASVSTSARAASNDPAVSGDPVLKLSRVSNDRLRDVDLAVERGEVHGLAGLIGSGRTEILQTIFGLRAVAAGTLDIDGQPRSRVTPADAIQLGVALVPEDRHLEGLVLEHSIERNLTLPRLPRFSRWGWLRSQAADDQAKRSMKELAVKAAASSTPVKFLSGGNQQKVVFAKWNHPRPKLLLLDEPTVGVDVGAREEIYGVVQDAARAGTGVLVVSSDLDELLRLCDRISIVADGRIVKTVPRAELANAEALHHLIQLSRSSFESPAGTAAGALAT; encoded by the coding sequence ATGAGTGAACCGGTTGCCGCCGCGGCCGCGTCTTCGCCTCAGGTTCCATTGATCCGCGTTGCGGGCGTCACCAAGCGGTTTGGCGGCGTGCAGGCGTTGCGCGGCGTCGACCTCGACGTGCGGCCCGGCGAAGTGCATGCGCTGCTCGGCGAGAACGGCGCAGGCAAATCCACGCTGATCAAGATTCTCAGCGGCGTGCATGCGTACGACGAAGGCGTGATCGAAATCGACGGACAGAAGGTCGCGTTCGATTCGCCGGCGCGGTCGCGCGAGGCCGGCGTCGCGGTGGTCTATCAGGATCTGAGTCTGGTCGAATCGTTGTCGGTCGGTGCGAATCTGATGCTTGGGCGCGAGCCGCGCACGCGTCTGGGCTTCGTGAAGAACCGTCAGCTCATGGCCGAAGTCGGCGAATTTCTGCGCTCGCACGGCATTCCGCTCGATCCGAAAACGCCGGTCGGCGCGTTGCCGTTTGCGTACCGGCAGATGACTGAAATCTGCAAGGCGCTGATGGGTCACGTGCGCGTGTTGATTCTCGACGAGCCCACTTCCGCGCTGACCGGCGGTGAAGAACAGATTCTGTTCGACGCGATTCGGGCGGTCACGGATCGCGGCGTCGGCGTGATTTACGTCACGCACCGGTTGAATGAAGTGTTCAGGATTTCGCAGCGCGTCACCGTGTTTCGCGACGGCGCCAACGCCGGCATGTTCAACACCGCGCAGACCGATATGAAGCAGCTCGTCGCGGCGATCGTCGGTCCGAAGCATGCGGCGATGCAGGCGCGCGAGAAGAGTGCCGCGGGTTCCTTGGCCGACGGGGGGTTATCTCCGACTGCATCGGTGTCTACTTCCGCGCGCGCGGCCTCGAATGATCCGGCCGTGAGCGGTGACCCGGTGCTTAAGCTGTCACGCGTGAGCAACGACCGGCTCCGCGATGTCGATCTTGCTGTCGAGCGCGGCGAAGTGCACGGGCTCGCGGGTTTGATCGGCAGCGGACGCACCGAGATTCTGCAAACCATTTTCGGTTTGCGCGCCGTGGCAGCGGGCACGCTCGACATCGACGGTCAACCGCGTTCGCGCGTGACGCCCGCCGACGCGATTCAACTCGGCGTGGCGCTCGTGCCGGAAGACCGTCACCTGGAAGGACTCGTGCTCGAACATTCGATCGAGCGCAATCTCACACTGCCGCGCCTGCCGCGGTTTTCGCGCTGGGGCTGGCTGCGCAGCCAGGCCGCCGACGATCAGGCAAAACGTTCGATGAAGGAACTCGCGGTCAAGGCGGCCGCCTCGTCGACGCCGGTCAAGTTTCTCTCCGGCGGCAATCAGCAGAAGGTGGTGTTCGCCAAGTGGAATCATCCGCGCCCCAAGCTGTTGCTGCTCGATGAGCCGACCGTCGGCGTCGATGTCGGCGCGCGCGAGGAAATCTACGGCGTGGTGCAGGACGCCGCGCGCGCGGGCACCGGCGTGCTGGTCGTGTCGTCCGATCTCGACGAACTGCTGCGCCTGTGCGACCGCATTTCGATCGTGGCGGACGGGCGCATCGTCAAGACCGTGCCGCGCGCGGAACTCGCGAATGCCGAAGCCTTGCATCACCTGATTCAACTGTCCCGTTCTTCTTTCGAGTCCCCTGCCGGGACCGCCGCCGGAGCCCTCGCAACATGA
- the deoC gene encoding deoxyribose-phosphate aldolase gives MPEAPSLSSSVVALRGGPLVHAVRNPGMPFDASWLDGLRVNQSAVERRTATLATRRTVKKDAQAAWLLKAVTCIDLTTLNGDDTEGRVRRLCAKARQPVRADLLEALGIAPQGITTGAVCVYHRFVAAAVDALKGSGIPVAAVSTGFPAGLIPHPLKLKEIEASVADGAMEIDIVVTREYVLTGNWQALYDEVRDFRAACGPAHLKTILATGDIRTLSNVARASMVCMMAGADFIKTSTGKEGVNATLDVSLVMVRMIREYQERTGVPIGFKPAGGVSNAKTALSYQILMKEELGRPWLEPDLFRFGASSLLADIERQLEHHVSGRYSAFNRHPVA, from the coding sequence ATGCCTGAAGCTCCTTCGTTGTCTTCATCGGTCGTCGCGCTGCGCGGCGGGCCGCTCGTTCATGCCGTGCGCAATCCCGGAATGCCGTTCGACGCATCGTGGCTCGACGGTTTGCGCGTCAATCAATCGGCGGTGGAACGGCGCACCGCGACGTTGGCCACGCGCCGCACGGTCAAGAAAGATGCGCAGGCGGCGTGGCTGCTGAAGGCGGTCACCTGCATCGACCTGACCACGCTGAATGGCGACGACACCGAAGGCCGCGTGCGTCGTCTGTGCGCGAAAGCGCGTCAACCCGTGCGCGCCGATCTGCTGGAAGCGCTCGGTATCGCGCCGCAAGGCATCACGACCGGCGCGGTGTGCGTGTATCACCGTTTCGTCGCGGCGGCGGTAGATGCGCTCAAGGGCAGCGGCATTCCGGTCGCGGCCGTGTCGACCGGTTTTCCGGCGGGACTGATTCCGCATCCGCTGAAGCTCAAGGAGATCGAGGCGTCGGTCGCCGACGGCGCGATGGAGATCGACATCGTCGTCACGCGCGAATATGTGCTGACCGGCAACTGGCAAGCGCTCTACGACGAAGTGCGCGACTTCCGCGCGGCCTGCGGTCCCGCGCATCTGAAGACGATTCTCGCCACCGGCGACATCCGCACGCTGTCGAACGTTGCGCGCGCATCGATGGTGTGCATGATGGCCGGCGCCGACTTCATCAAGACCTCGACCGGCAAGGAAGGCGTCAACGCGACGCTCGACGTGTCGCTGGTGATGGTGCGGATGATCCGCGAATACCAGGAACGCACCGGCGTGCCGATCGGCTTCAAGCCGGCGGGCGGCGTATCGAACGCCAAAACGGCGCTGTCGTATCAGATCCTGATGAAGGAAGAGCTGGGGCGCCCCTGGCTCGAACCGGACCTGTTCCGGTTCGGCGCATCGAGCCTGCTCGCCGATATCGAACGCCAGCTCGAACATCACGTGAGCGGCCGTTACTCCGCTTTCAACCGTCACCCCGTAGCCTGA
- a CDS encoding sugar ABC transporter ATP-binding protein: protein MNQEVPTPRNDITQPFLQVVGVHKRFTGVHALRGVSLSFERGRIYHLLGENGCGKSTLIKIISGAQPPDEGELVIEGVRHARLSALESLAAGIETVYQDLSLLPNMSVAENVALTAELAGHAGKLARTFDRHALARTAARALEAVGLPGDAEFQATLIEQLPLATRQLVAIARAIASEAKFVIMDEPTTSLTQKEVDNLIAVLANLRAQGVTVLFVSHKLDECYAIGGEVIVLRDGQTMAQGAIADFTKAQISELMTGRHLSTERYREGKVGNEVVLDVRGLSRGGQFNEVSFTLHAGEILGVTGLLDSGRNELARALAGVAPAQAGQIVLDGKAIALRTPSDAKRHRIGYVPEDRLNEGLFLDKPIRDNLITAMIGSLRDRFGQIDRTRANALAEQTVKDLQIATPGVDKAVQSLSGGNQQRVLIGRWLAIDPRVLILHGPTVGVDVGSKDIIYRIMQRLSQQGIGIILISDDLPELLQNCDRILMMKKGRVADEYAADTLNEADLYHALLSEAA from the coding sequence ATGAATCAGGAAGTCCCGACTCCGCGCAACGACATCACGCAGCCGTTTCTCCAGGTGGTTGGCGTGCACAAGCGTTTCACCGGCGTACACGCGCTGCGTGGCGTGAGCCTGTCGTTCGAGCGCGGACGCATCTATCACCTGCTCGGCGAAAACGGCTGCGGCAAGAGCACGCTGATCAAGATCATCTCGGGTGCGCAGCCGCCCGACGAGGGTGAACTCGTGATCGAGGGCGTGCGCCACGCGCGACTCTCGGCGCTGGAATCGCTCGCGGCCGGCATCGAGACCGTTTATCAGGACCTGTCCTTGCTGCCGAACATGAGCGTCGCGGAAAACGTCGCGTTGACGGCCGAACTGGCGGGCCATGCCGGCAAGCTCGCCCGCACCTTCGACCGCCACGCGCTCGCGCGCACGGCGGCGCGCGCGCTCGAAGCGGTCGGTCTGCCCGGCGACGCCGAATTCCAGGCGACGCTGATCGAGCAACTACCGCTCGCGACGCGGCAACTGGTGGCGATTGCACGCGCGATCGCCAGCGAGGCGAAGTTCGTCATCATGGACGAGCCGACCACGTCGCTCACGCAGAAGGAAGTCGACAATCTGATCGCCGTACTCGCCAATCTGCGCGCGCAGGGCGTGACCGTGCTGTTCGTCAGTCACAAGCTCGACGAGTGCTATGCGATCGGCGGCGAGGTGATCGTGCTGCGCGATGGACAGACCATGGCACAGGGCGCGATCGCGGACTTCACGAAGGCACAGATCAGCGAGTTGATGACGGGCCGCCATCTGTCCACCGAGCGTTATCGCGAAGGCAAGGTCGGCAACGAAGTCGTGCTCGACGTGCGCGGTCTCTCGCGCGGCGGCCAGTTCAACGAGGTGTCGTTCACGCTGCATGCCGGCGAAATTCTCGGCGTGACCGGCCTGCTCGATTCGGGGCGCAACGAACTCGCGCGTGCGTTGGCGGGCGTGGCGCCCGCGCAGGCGGGGCAGATCGTGCTCGACGGCAAGGCCATTGCGCTGCGCACGCCGTCGGACGCGAAACGTCATCGCATCGGCTATGTGCCGGAAGACCGCCTGAACGAAGGGCTGTTTCTCGACAAGCCGATTCGCGACAACCTGATCACCGCGATGATCGGCAGTCTGCGCGACCGCTTCGGCCAGATCGACCGCACGCGCGCGAACGCGCTCGCGGAGCAGACGGTGAAGGATTTGCAGATTGCCACGCCGGGCGTCGACAAGGCGGTGCAGTCGTTGTCGGGCGGCAACCAGCAGCGCGTGCTGATCGGCCGCTGGCTGGCGATCGATCCGCGCGTGCTGATCCTGCATGGGCCGACGGTCGGTGTCGATGTCGGTTCGAAGGACATCATCTACCGGATCATGCAGCGGCTGTCGCAGCAAGGCATCGGCATCATTCTGATCAGCGACGATCTGCCCGAACTGCTGCAGAACTGCGATCGGATTCTGATGATGAAGAAAGGCCGCGTGGCGGACGAATACGCGGCCGATACGTTGAACGAAGCCGATCTGTACCACGCGTTGCTGTCGGAAGCTGCATAA
- a CDS encoding ABC transporter permease yields MKSSFTAAKLFGDRQLNFLLIVNVLVVLLATWLSHGQFVDIDNLQSMGGQLPELGLLALGIMLSMVSGNGGIDLSGVGLANLSGMVAALVVPHYVNGDDSPALYTALFCVIVVIMGLLGGLLNGVVIARLGLTPILCTLGTQLLFTGFAVVLSNGASVHVDYVDPLSNIGNGTVFQVPIAFCIFIGAVLVLGWLLRRSPFGLRLYLMGTNPKAAFYAGIPRTRMLILTYTMCGVLASLAGLISATHTSSAKWDYGNSYLLIAILIAVMGGVNPAGGHGRIICVFFAATVLQFLSSLFNLMGVSQFFGDCAWGFLLLLSLAFAGGERVRAIFGFGRGGGGGRVGGTDAAQTVAPNSGAAPKP; encoded by the coding sequence ATGAAGTCCTCGTTCACCGCGGCAAAACTGTTCGGCGACCGGCAATTGAATTTTCTGCTGATCGTCAACGTGCTCGTCGTGCTGCTTGCCACCTGGCTGTCGCACGGTCAGTTCGTCGATATCGACAACCTGCAGTCGATGGGCGGCCAGCTTCCCGAACTCGGCCTGCTCGCGCTCGGCATCATGCTGTCGATGGTGTCGGGCAACGGCGGTATCGACCTGTCCGGTGTCGGGCTCGCGAATCTGTCGGGCATGGTCGCGGCGCTGGTGGTGCCGCATTACGTCAATGGAGACGACTCGCCCGCGCTCTACACGGCGTTGTTCTGCGTGATCGTGGTGATCATGGGTCTGCTCGGCGGCCTGCTGAACGGCGTGGTCATCGCGCGGCTCGGGCTCACGCCGATTCTCTGCACGCTCGGCACGCAGTTGCTGTTCACGGGCTTCGCGGTGGTGCTCAGCAATGGCGCGTCGGTGCATGTCGATTATGTGGACCCGCTGTCGAATATCGGCAACGGCACGGTGTTTCAGGTGCCGATCGCGTTCTGCATCTTTATCGGCGCGGTGCTCGTGCTCGGCTGGCTGCTCAGGCGCAGTCCATTCGGCCTGCGGCTCTATCTGATGGGCACCAACCCCAAGGCCGCTTTTTACGCGGGCATTCCGCGCACGCGCATGCTGATTCTCACCTACACGATGTGCGGCGTGCTCGCGTCGCTGGCCGGGTTGATCAGCGCGACGCACACGTCCAGCGCGAAATGGGACTACGGCAACTCCTATCTGCTGATCGCGATCCTGATCGCGGTGATGGGCGGCGTGAATCCGGCGGGCGGTCATGGCCGGATCATCTGCGTGTTTTTCGCGGCCACGGTCCTTCAATTTCTGTCGAGCCTGTTCAATCTGATGGGCGTATCGCAGTTCTTCGGCGATTGCGCGTGGGGCTTTCTGCTGCTGCTGTCGCTCGCGTTCGCGGGCGGCGAACGGGTGCGGGCGATTTTCGGTTTCGGCCGTGGCGGGGGTGGTGGAAGAGTTGGCGGGACCGACGCCGCGCAGACCGTGGCGCCGAATTCAGGCGCCGCGCCCAAACCCTAG